In Halorientalis sp. LT38, a genomic segment contains:
- a CDS encoding SPL family radical SAM protein encodes MTHNHDEVRTSEDPTKAILSESGLNSKHLCDYVVNVATGCRHGCKFCYVPSTPNIRTRPDMLEEEVDIKNGQKEWGNYVLYRDGLGERLDNHLDRKRSWNKTPRGRGVVGVSFSTDCYMDGRAGNITRNVVDALTNHERYTRVLTRNPILALQDADVFVDGGNHVTIGSSIPCMDAEQVQAIEPRAPAPKHRLQGLKKFNDRGVQTFVSMSPTYPTQNKEDIRYQLLRVSECDPAVVFHEPINPRGANFEMTVEAAREAGQTELAEELDNLRNRDQWVEYAVKHLRWVQEIGRNLDLPIHLWPDKELIKYVSEEEATWLQSWRDRQSPEDFAKRDTPKGPAPPYPEQISS; translated from the coding sequence ATGACCCATAATCACGACGAGGTGCGAACCAGCGAGGACCCCACAAAGGCGATCTTGAGCGAATCGGGTCTAAACAGTAAGCATCTCTGTGATTATGTGGTTAACGTCGCCACCGGCTGTCGTCACGGGTGTAAATTTTGCTACGTACCCTCAACGCCGAACATCCGAACGCGGCCAGATATGCTTGAGGAAGAGGTTGACATAAAAAATGGGCAGAAAGAATGGGGGAATTATGTGCTCTACCGTGACGGCCTGGGTGAGAGATTAGATAATCATCTAGATAGAAAAAGAAGCTGGAATAAAACTCCCCGTGGCCGTGGTGTAGTTGGCGTTTCATTCTCAACAGATTGCTACATGGATGGCAGGGCTGGCAATATTACGCGTAATGTCGTTGACGCGCTAACTAACCATGAAAGGTATACTCGCGTTCTCACAAGAAATCCTATTCTTGCACTCCAAGACGCTGATGTTTTTGTTGATGGTGGAAATCACGTTACAATCGGATCCTCCATCCCGTGTATGGATGCTGAACAAGTACAAGCGATTGAGCCACGGGCACCCGCTCCCAAACATAGGTTGCAAGGTTTAAAGAAATTCAATGATCGGGGGGTCCAGACATTCGTTAGTATGAGTCCGACCTATCCCACCCAAAATAAGGAAGACATCAGATACCAGCTTCTTAGAGTCTCTGAGTGTGATCCAGCAGTAGTATTTCATGAACCAATTAATCCTCGTGGTGCGAACTTTGAGATGACTGTTGAAGCAGCCCGAGAGGCTGGACAAACGGAATTAGCAGAGGAATTAGACAATCTCCGAAACCGGGATCAATGGGTCGAATACGCTGTTAAACATCTTCGATGGGTCCAAGAAATTGGGAGGAATTTAGACCTACCTATTCACTTGTGGCCCGACAAGGAACTCATCAAATATGTCTCAGAGGAGGAAGCGACGTGGTTACAATCTTGGCGCGATCGTCAATCACCAGAAGACTTTGCTAAACGAGACACACCAAAAGGACCGGCACCTCCATATCCAGAACAGATATCAAGCTAA
- the tcmP gene encoding three-Cys-motif partner protein TcmP, translated as MYEDSDERKFGKKGQKGKKGQTKMKHRILRLYLNPWLKKISTVNSDILYVDGFAGPGVYPDGSDGSPIIAMEMANKILSESERVSKRVETIRCVFIEKDSENFAKLEESVGSRAKELDDRIDPVCINGEFEGWANDFINEFQDTSPPPGLVFIDPFGYSNIPFELISDLYRLRDCSLELLITFMAGKMAQWMVDQDHQKAISDTLGIDDWQTEVPPDMSKDERAEQFSSIYQRELQERAGAAFTMPFEMVEETKKQVCYYLIHVTNHWEGLKVMKETMFNAGADDKFAYLGPDHSGYEDEQLSFAEFAETDNFEERIEDFAQELYSKYKGTDIIFQDLLEDTFDENVFKVSHYREAFKILKENGKLEVEHRPNAGGNESRGFGRPDRLVFVNMSLGNFV; from the coding sequence ATGTACGAAGATAGTGACGAACGTAAATTTGGAAAAAAGGGCCAAAAAGGGAAAAAAGGCCAAACAAAGATGAAACATCGGATACTTCGTCTCTATCTGAATCCTTGGCTGAAAAAAATCAGCACAGTGAATTCAGATATATTATATGTCGACGGGTTCGCTGGACCTGGTGTTTATCCTGACGGATCTGATGGATCACCGATTATTGCGATGGAGATGGCGAACAAAATCCTATCAGAATCAGAGAGAGTGAGCAAACGGGTTGAGACTATTCGATGTGTTTTCATAGAAAAAGATTCTGAGAATTTTGCTAAGTTGGAGGAGTCAGTTGGCAGTCGAGCAAAAGAACTTGATGACCGCATTGATCCGGTTTGCATCAATGGAGAGTTTGAGGGGTGGGCAAATGATTTCATTAATGAATTTCAGGATACCTCGCCACCTCCGGGGCTTGTGTTCATAGATCCTTTCGGATATAGCAACATTCCATTTGAGCTAATATCCGACCTATATAGATTGCGCGATTGCAGTCTTGAACTCTTGATCACATTTATGGCTGGAAAGATGGCGCAGTGGATGGTAGATCAAGATCATCAGAAGGCGATCTCAGACACATTAGGAATTGATGATTGGCAAACTGAAGTTCCACCAGATATGTCCAAAGACGAGCGTGCAGAACAATTCTCGTCTATTTATCAAAGAGAACTACAGGAGCGTGCTGGTGCGGCCTTCACAATGCCGTTTGAGATGGTTGAAGAGACGAAGAAACAGGTTTGCTACTATTTAATCCATGTAACGAATCACTGGGAAGGCCTCAAAGTTATGAAAGAAACAATGTTCAATGCTGGCGCAGATGATAAATTTGCATACCTAGGTCCAGACCATTCTGGTTACGAAGATGAGCAACTCTCTTTTGCCGAGTTTGCAGAAACGGATAACTTTGAAGAGCGGATAGAAGATTTTGCTCAAGAATTATACTCAAAGTACAAAGGCACGGACATAATATTCCAGGACTTATTAGAGGATACCTTTGACGAAAATGTGTTCAAGGTAAGTCATTACCGAGAGGCTTTCAAGATACTGAAAGAAAACGGAAAGCTAGAGGTAGAACATCGACCAAATGCAGGAGGAAATGAATCTCGTGGATT
- the rpsJ gene encoding 30S ribosomal protein S10, translated as MQQARVRLAGTSPEDLDDICDDVREIADKTGVKLSGPVPLPTKTLEVPSRKSPDGEGTATWEHWEMRVHKRLIDIDADERALRQLMRIQVPNDVSIEIVLED; from the coding sequence ATGCAGCAGGCACGCGTTAGGCTCGCAGGCACGAGTCCCGAGGACCTGGACGACATCTGCGACGACGTCCGCGAGATCGCGGACAAGACCGGCGTGAAGTTGAGCGGCCCGGTGCCGCTGCCGACGAAGACGCTGGAAGTGCCCTCGCGGAAGTCCCCCGACGGAGAGGGGACGGCCACGTGGGAACACTGGGAGATGCGCGTCCACAAGCGGCTGATCGACATCGACGCCGACGAACGCGCGCTGCGGCAGCTGATGCGGATTCAGGTGCCCAACGACGTGTCCATCGAGATCGTCCTCGAGGACTGA
- a CDS encoding SPL family radical SAM protein: MKLTWDTGDSWFERTYALENQRGHVLESFDESPSLDELREAERRHGERIDLWQAGLLCSECSDEINGRFASDPDSDLLCWDCAMDATGDSENGVRVNTDPTKAVMSESQLHKKSLCDHVINVATGCRHGCKFCYVPTTPAVEHREDMLNEQADVDDAQRDWGSYLLYRDDLPERLHRILEDRNPEERKQTDRGRGVVMLSSGTDCYQDRRAAQITRGCVYELIEHEIPVRILTRSPAVVRDLDLFKQAGNLVTVGSSIPSLDAELVSAMEPNAPPPMKRWNALDQLQRAGVSVFVSMSPTYPGMGKYEIDNLLGHFSALGAAVVFHEPINPRGANFEMCLEAAEEVGRDDVVTKLREFEEDRTAWVEYAVEQINTVQQQANRYGNIEVHSWPDDQLVDATSGELSRRLRAMQKAVSPENFDDNERAPDESQQQLMSDAQELKKLL, encoded by the coding sequence ATGAAACTCACCTGGGACACCGGAGATAGCTGGTTCGAGCGAACCTATGCCCTCGAAAACCAGAGGGGCCATGTCCTCGAATCCTTCGACGAAAGTCCGTCGCTTGACGAATTACGCGAAGCAGAGCGGAGGCATGGGGAGCGTATCGACCTTTGGCAGGCCGGTCTCCTCTGTTCTGAATGTAGTGATGAAATCAACGGTCGCTTTGCTTCCGATCCAGACAGCGATCTCCTCTGTTGGGATTGTGCAATGGACGCCACCGGCGATTCAGAAAACGGCGTCCGGGTAAACACCGACCCAACGAAGGCGGTAATGAGTGAATCCCAACTGCACAAGAAGAGCCTCTGCGATCACGTAATCAACGTCGCCACCGGCTGCCGTCACGGCTGTAAGTTCTGCTACGTTCCGACCACGCCCGCCGTCGAACACCGGGAGGATATGCTGAACGAGCAGGCCGACGTAGATGATGCCCAACGAGATTGGGGAAGCTACCTTCTCTACCGCGACGATCTCCCCGAACGCCTCCACCGGATACTCGAAGATCGAAACCCCGAGGAACGAAAGCAGACCGATCGCGGTCGTGGCGTCGTGATGCTGTCGAGCGGAACGGATTGCTATCAGGATCGGCGTGCCGCACAGATAACTCGGGGGTGTGTTTACGAACTGATTGAACACGAAATTCCAGTCCGAATCCTAACCCGTAGTCCGGCAGTAGTTCGAGATCTCGATCTATTCAAACAAGCAGGGAATCTGGTGACAGTCGGTTCGTCGATTCCCTCGCTGGACGCAGAACTAGTTTCGGCAATGGAACCGAACGCACCACCGCCGATGAAGCGATGGAATGCGCTCGATCAACTCCAACGGGCTGGCGTTTCTGTCTTCGTCTCCATGTCTCCTACGTACCCCGGGATGGGAAAGTACGAGATCGACAACCTACTAGGTCACTTCTCCGCACTCGGGGCAGCGGTTGTTTTCCATGAACCGATCAACCCGCGTGGGGCAAATTTCGAGATGTGTCTAGAAGCCGCTGAAGAAGTGGGAAGGGATGATGTGGTAACAAAGCTTCGGGAATTCGAGGAGGACCGGACCGCTTGGGTGGAGTACGCTGTTGAGCAAATCAATACCGTCCAACAGCAGGCTAACCGGTACGGGAATATCGAGGTTCACTCGTGGCCTGATGACCAGCTCGTCGATGCTACTTCCGGTGAGCTATCGCGGCGGCTTCGGGCAATGCAAAAGGCGGTATCACCAGAAAATTTCGATGATAACGAGAGGGCTCCTGACGAATCTCAACAGCAACTCATGAGCGACGCACAGGAATTGAAAAAACTACTGTGA
- the tuf gene encoding translation elongation factor EF-1 subunit alpha: protein MSEERHQNLAIIGHVDHGKSTLVGRLLYETGSVPEHVIEQHKEEAEEKGKGGFEFAYVMDNLAEERERGVTIDIAHQEFSTDEYEFTIVDCPGHRDFVKNMITGASQADNAVLVVAADDGVQPQTREHVFLARTLGIDELIIGVNKMDLVDYEESRYREAVEEVTDLLKQVQFNVDDAKFIPISAFEGDNVAEDSENTPWYDGPNLLEALNDLPEPQPPTDADLRLPIQDVYTISGIGTVPVGRVETGMLNTGDNVSFQPSDVSGEVKTIEMHHEEVPQAGPGDNVGFNVRGVGKDDIRRGDVCGPASDPPSVAETFTAQIVVMQHPSVITAGYTPVFHAHTAQVACTIESIDKKIDPSTGETAEENPDFIQSGDAAVVTVRPQKPLSIEPSSEIEELGSFAIRDMGQTIAAGKVLTVEEPN from the coding sequence ATGAGCGAAGAACGTCACCAGAACCTGGCCATCATCGGCCACGTTGACCACGGGAAGAGTACGCTGGTCGGACGCCTCCTCTACGAGACGGGGAGCGTACCCGAGCACGTCATCGAACAGCACAAGGAAGAAGCAGAAGAGAAGGGCAAGGGCGGCTTCGAGTTCGCCTACGTCATGGACAACCTCGCGGAGGAGCGAGAGCGAGGTGTCACCATCGACATCGCCCACCAGGAGTTCAGTACCGACGAGTACGAGTTCACCATCGTCGACTGTCCCGGCCACCGTGACTTCGTGAAGAACATGATCACGGGCGCGAGCCAGGCCGACAACGCCGTGCTCGTCGTGGCGGCGGACGACGGCGTCCAGCCGCAGACGCGTGAGCACGTCTTCCTGGCCCGCACCCTGGGCATCGACGAGCTCATCATCGGCGTCAACAAGATGGACCTCGTCGACTACGAGGAGAGTCGGTACCGAGAGGCCGTCGAGGAGGTCACCGACCTGCTCAAGCAGGTCCAGTTCAACGTCGACGACGCGAAGTTCATCCCGATCTCCGCGTTCGAGGGCGACAACGTCGCCGAGGACTCCGAGAACACACCGTGGTACGACGGCCCGAACCTGCTCGAGGCACTCAACGACCTGCCCGAGCCCCAGCCGCCGACGGACGCCGACCTCCGGCTTCCGATCCAGGACGTCTACACGATCTCCGGCATCGGGACCGTCCCGGTCGGCCGCGTCGAGACGGGGATGCTCAACACGGGCGACAACGTGTCGTTCCAGCCCTCCGACGTGAGCGGCGAGGTCAAGACCATCGAGATGCACCACGAAGAGGTGCCCCAGGCCGGCCCCGGCGACAACGTCGGCTTCAACGTCCGCGGCGTCGGCAAGGACGACATCCGCCGCGGTGACGTCTGTGGCCCCGCCTCAGACCCGCCGAGCGTCGCCGAGACGTTCACGGCCCAGATCGTGGTCATGCAGCACCCGAGCGTGATCACCGCGGGCTACACCCCGGTCTTCCACGCCCACACCGCACAGGTCGCCTGTACCATCGAGTCCATCGACAAGAAGATCGACCCCTCGACCGGCGAGACCGCCGAGGAGAACCCGGACTTCATCCAGTCCGGCGACGCCGCGGTCGTCACGGTGCGACCGCAGAAGCCACTCAGCATCGAGCCGTCCTCGGAGATCGAGGAACTCGGTTCCTTCGCCATCCGCGACATGGGTCAGACCATCGCGGCCGGCAAGGTCCTGACCGTCGAGGAACCGAACTAA